The Liolophura sinensis isolate JHLJ2023 chromosome 6, CUHK_Ljap_v2, whole genome shotgun sequence genomic sequence ATGATTCTAGAAAACTTGAGTTTCACATGGGTAACCATACTAATTTTTGTTGTTACCTTAATGATCATCTGTCGCGTTCTACTCGAGCAGCGCCCCTCGGGCGTCCCACCCGGACCCACAGCCTTACCAGTTCTCGGCAACTTACATTTATTCCGTGAGGACCCTCGTCGAGTTCTAGAACAATTACGAGAGAAGTATGGTGACATTTACAGCATTTACTTCGGTAAAGAGCTGGCCGTGGTAATCCACGGCTTCGATAAGATTAAGGAAGCGTTCGTAAAACACGGGGACGTGTTTTCTGGCCGACCGTCTAACCGACTCACCGAGCAAGTCTGCCCTGACAAAGGTACGTGTCTCGCACATCTGTCTAAAAATTGTCTGGAATGTAGAGAGTACagactgacatacatatatatatatatatatatatatatatatatatatatatatatatatatatatatattaacgtATAAAGAGTACAGTCCCACAAATCTGCCTGGTGTGTAGAGTACTGTACCCAGTATGTGGGTGGGTCTTGCCTCAgccagcggatggtcatgggtttcccccgtgctctacccggttttcctccccaccataatgctggccgccgtagcataagtcaaatattctttagtgtggcgtaaaacatcagtcatatagataaatataagtCCTCCTACAGTTATAAACCTAACTGACtatatatatgcagatatatacactgtaaacatgcTTTGTCAGCAGATTTGGCTGTAAATCACTTAAATGAAATCTGTAcagttattattgttttatttaccattttcattattgtttgttttactgTGTGACTTTTCAAAACTAAAGATTTGTATCACTAAAGCGTATAAGCGATGTAATAAATCTACATACTTTACAATTACTTATGTCCTTGGATTTTGTTTGTTGCTGATATCATATGAACCTATAACCTGTTACCTGTAAAATACGGcgtcttgttaatttacctacgttaataatgttttattctaattgtttaagtaaatgcttaaatagtagcaaatcacacTCTCCTATCACGAAAACGACCTCAATTTTATGTTTGCTAAAGAATGACCCTCTTTACTTTTGTATGTGCATGTGAGCGATGAACGTTCTCTAGTTGTTTGATTTAATCCACTCTAGATTGAAGTGTTTTAGTATAAGCAGCGCCACCACATCCCTATCATGTGCTTCGAACAAGGTGTAAACTCCGTCGCGCCAGACACTACCTGTATACCCGTGTTAATTATTCGctgctacatgtaacagttaacaTCAGACAAAGTAGACTAGTCAGACTAATATTGTTGTACTTTAAGATGTAtagttgtaaaacaaaacagcttCAACATGTCTCAACTACCCGTGTATATACAACATACGATCCTTCAAGCATGACCAAAATGACAACATTAGCAGGGCAAAACTACACTACAAGTTTTAAACATGATTAAGTTACATAATTTTCGTCGACTGCAAATGGTCAGGAGCTAGTTTCGAAGCGACAACTCGACTTGGCGCACACACATGTAAAACCTCTATCATCGGCAAATATGTTATTACTATTTTCTGAATGGAGTAAAACAGCCTTTGTGTACTGCTTTAGACTCATAGTCTTACGAGGGtttaatgataataatgaagtcgCGACACCAGGTAAATGTAAATGGCCTCACAAGCTTTCGACCCTCTAATGCCGGGCCTTTGGTAAGAAagtcgaaagcttgtgaaaccttgtacatttatatggtgaTGCTTCGACCTTTTCATTCTTAAAACAATCACATTcatatttgtttggtttttctTAATAGGACTTATTACATTGTCCGGAGAGAAATGGCGGAAAGAGCGAACTTTGACCATCCAGGCTCTAGGAGATCTGGGATTCAGGAAAGCGCTTATAGAAGGTCGCGTTTGCAAGGAGATTTCTTGCTTTGTGAACCTTCTCGAAGAAAACGTGGAAGCCCCATTTGATATATGTCTACCGATTCATACCTCTATATCAAACGTGATATGTTCCTTCATCCTGGGCAAACGGTTTGAACATGGAGATCAAACGTTTCAAGATTACATCAGTCGACTGCTGGCCAACTACAGGGCGGCCGGAGCGACAGCGGCgctgaattatctcccctttctgGATTATCTTCCTGGAGAtctattcaaatttaaaaagacTTTGCACAATATATTTTACATCGTGGACTTTATCAGAACCATTGTGCAAGATCACCTTATAACCTACGACAGATCTAACGTGAGAGATTTTATCGATGCATACGTGAAAAGGGTTGAAGACAGTGGATCTGAATTAAACGGTAAATCATCAACAATTGTGTAGGCCGTACACTGAAACATCCACCTAGCATTCCGCATGAGGCATTATGAGGAACATTGTTTAGAAGAGAGCACAAGTAGACACTTCAAGGAAGAGAAAACGAATACTCCTTATAATTTACGAACCGGGATActgtaaaatacaaacattaatcAATTTGTCCTTTAACTGAACACAACTTTCCAAAAACTCTCATTTTGGTAGAAACTGTGCGGGCGAGGATCTTTTTGAACCCATTTTGTAGCcaaaaaaacatttactgaaaaaaGCACGCGTACATCTCTGTGTATGCACAAAGGTTTATTCTGTACGACCATGTTATAACATTTTATGTTGCAAGAAAATTTATTGTCGCAAGTGATTAATCCTTATAACTGTTTTACTTTGTTGTTTTGCAGAAGAGCAACTGACCCATGCTATTTCTCATTTGTTTGTGGCGGGAACAGAGAGCGTATCAACCGCCATTCGCTGGATCCTTCTGTACCTTTGCAAGTTCCCGGATGTTCAAGAGAGAATCCACTCGGAAATAGACTCTGCTTTGGCTGCCGAAGAGCCAGTCGCGTGGGATGACCGTGACAGGCTACCCTTTACCATGGCGACAACAATGGAGGTAATGCGTCACGCGGATTTGGCGCCTTTAGGAGTTGCGCACTCAGCAACAGAGGACACCCACTTCCGGGGACACTTCATCCCGAAGGGTACGATGATTATACCTTATATGCACGGTGTGCTTCACGATAAGCAGTTCTGGGGAGATCCTGAGAAATTCCGACCGCAGAGGTTTTTGAATGAGGAGGGTTCTACCGTAATCCCAGAGCAATATGTACCCTACGCCATAGGTAAGTCAAAACCATTCCCATCTGTAACCACTTTCTGTGCGAAACCCTCGACCCCCTAACAACCACCTGCACcctttcacagaaaaaaattcatacatatacataaggCTATGTGAAAAAATTGTGAACGAGTAGAGTGGTATATCAGGCAAAGTCATACAAAACATAATGTAACAGTTCGATTTTGGTCTGGTCAAGTTAATCATTCCCCCTGAAAGAATACAACACCACAAAAATTTATAACACCCCACCGATATTCTCAAGAACTATAATCATGATTTCCGGCTAAGTTATTCTACTGCTTTTTACGCCATAGACAATATCGAGACATCAATGCAAAGCCACAATAAGGAGACATCCATTCAACGCCATTCACAATATCGAGACATCAATTCAACGACCTACACAATATCGCAACATCAGCACACCTCCATAAACAATATCGACACATCAATACAACGCCATACACGATATCGAGACATCAATACAACGCCATACACAATATCCAGACATTAATGTCATGTATACGTTCCATAAAAAATGTAAtcgaatatttttttttaaaaatataaggGAACCAAATTTTATCAAGTGATCTCTCAAATCTCGATTCACCCTTGCTCTTTAGCTAGATCTAAAGTGTACACTGACTCTTATCTGAATTCATTTTGCAGGAAGACGAACGTGTTTGGGAGAACATCTGGCCAAAATGGAAATTTTCCTCTTTGTGGCGTCCATTTTGAAAAAGTTCTCTATTATGCTGGCGGATGGACCTCAACCCGAATTGAGTGACAGCAAAATGGGACTCACCGTTGCACCTATGCCATTCAAATTGGTATTTTCGAAGAGATAGTTTGGCCGTTATATAGAGATCCTTTATGTGAACGCAGGCCTACACATGCAACGGCATGCAGTTGTTTGTCATTGTCATAATAGTACGATGACTTCAGTGAGActctagttacatgtacatgtacacagagcgGCTCAAGATAATCGCGAGTGGGCTATATGGTTGTATTTTAAGACAATGCGTGGAGTACCACAGACAGAAGACAGTCCCAACGCAATCTTTCTAATGAATTATCTATGCCAAAATGAGACTGGGCTTTAATAAGCCCATAACAATCAGTGCCAAAATAGCAGCATTTTCTACTGTATATAATTGTCAGTTgctttaaatgtataaaaacgACGGTGGTATATAAAATTGTAAGCATGGACTGCAATGATACTTGGGCAAATGAACAACTGTACCAGTcacagtcactgtaccagtcGGTGGTGTAAAAATCTATGTACGTGCGTCATTATGAATTTGAAGCGTGTTCCAAATCAGTATCACGAGAGCAAGACTGGTAGAGAATTGTGATAGACTTAAGTCTCATTattattttcctttatttttttgttttaaaacccaGCAATATGACGCTAATTAGATTTATGCTAAATGTggaatataatacatatacgtGCCATAACCCTGGAAACATGCAAATCCATAGACTACAATGCAAGTAACAAATATGGAGGATTTTAGCCAGTGTttttataatgttaatacaGATCAAAGTGCCATAATATAAATAAGTATACTTTTGTGAATCACTTTATTTTATatgcaaaatgttttattttactacTCCATATACATACGTGTAGAGTTTTCCTTTGCTAACCCTTGTTCTCATCCAGTTTAACGCATATTCCCGACAATTCTGTTCAATCATTGTCACATCTTCGAATTTATTAACACTCTCATCCAAAAACAATGTTGCAAAGATATCGATGAAATATCGCATATCGTGACGTTATGCCAAaagcgttcattcattcattcattcacagttCATTCATTCCAAATACATTATCAAGACAAAGTAAAAGCAATTTTTTCGCGTATTAAAGATATTTTTGTTctaattgtaaatatttgtgttgttttcattacatAACTCAAACTACATTAAtttcgtttgatttatttgatcattgttttcCACTGtactaaaaatatacatgtattttacttacacgacggcgtcGAGCAGTATGACGGGATGTAACCGGGCTctggaaacccacgcccatcggcaggtttctgcaagaccttctcacgttcGAATCCATGAGGCATTCTTGCACTTAAAAAAATTAGTAGAGGAAACAAAAAAGGTGTGCTATCTAGTTTTTAAAACGaatgttattataatttattaaaaaGAGTGAGTTTATACGATGCATGGTCTACGGTGTACGGAGTTTCTTGTGCGCGTGGTCCGTGATTCAATACCGTTCGTGCCCTAAAATAGCGTAATCGCCAAAACGCATCTCAAGTCATTTTAAAAGTCAGAGGCACCGGGACCCTTTGATCCTAGTCTATTGACCTGGCATAGTGGCTTCATGCCGCGGGATGCGAATATTATGAATCGTTAggattaaaacaaataaagaatggATTAACAGGATATGTAATTTATCGCAGCTTCCTTTCACAATTTGGGTCAGCCGAAATTGCCTAAAAAGTGTCTCCAACACAAGAGATTTCAGGACCTAGGATAACTGTGATAGCATAGTTCTCTTGCCACGACACCAGTGGTTTAACGGTTGTGTTGGAGATGAGATTTGAGATTATCGATTTTGAATATACGACTTTTCACTATTTATGAGTAAATTTTGCACAGATATCTTGACAACGCCAAGTTCACCGAGGTTACGGTGATGAGGCGGGAATTGATGccagaaaacataaataatcCGTCTAGAGCTTAATCTCTAAcaaaatgttatatacatgcattctctttatgtagaatgtacaacatgattctaaccaaaacctaaaacaattttattgatgaatgctgatcaAATAGTTTCGCGGGATGACACatgtggtgaggctaagcctaagcAAGTGTCTcgcaggctccaaaggtcaagcttacctagtgttggcagtgatgtaaagcgcaaggtagagagcgacgcatgcgctgtaaggagtatgctaCTTACCATTTCCAAATAGCACCTTAAAGTTTTGACTAGTTCCATACAGGTAGAATTACAATTGAACGATAAagttcatacatatattatggGTACtgttactaaaaatatttctagcatgaaatgaatcaaataagATTATCTTAtctatcaaaaaaaaagataggtgacattcacacaaacaccgTGAAGGCGTTTTGCAAAGTATGCAAGTGAATCTGGTTGAGgtgcattttgaaatttgcgTTCGAACTTGTCAGCAGGTTCCATAATTTGACTGATCAAATAATCAAGACTGAAACTTAATTGTTCTTGAAGGTACATTGTAGAGTTACTCCTAACTGATGACCTCTCTGAAGGTACAGTTATGTACAGATAGTGTCAAAGCCGTTAATCATGTCACACGTGCCATCATAGTAAGATATTCACAGCTGATGAACAGTAAGTAGCCATGAACAGTGAACAGCCTTGATCCATATAATAAACCCATACAGCGATATCTCTGTCTGTCGTAGTAAAAATAAGATATAGGATATACAGAGGAGACTTTTCGGCGTTGATCGGTCCAAATATCATATAGCTATTCTTGCAAAGCGCCATGCATCATGCGTCAACATGAGAAAAGGAATCGGCTAACCATGATTTTATCTGGTTTCCATATGTCATATCACTGGGAGGAAATAGACAGTTCTCTAAAAAAGTAGGTTGTAAGAAATGACTGGAAATGGCCCGAAAATCACGCCGAGATGAAGTCAGAAAGTATTGACTAAGCACCTGCATACATGTGAATTTTGTGCCGTAATTTTGTGGGTACATGATCAACTTGGAAGCGTCTGGGACAAATGCTGTATAATGCAACTGGGTGTcaggtacatatatttgatGATCAGTATTCGCAAATTCCACATTCAGCTGCCCCTGTCAGTCACGAAGTTGCAGGTTCGACACCAGTTCTTGCTAATTCGTCCTCCACTTGAACTGACTATTGAGGTTTTGTCCTGTACCTGGTTGATATTCCGATTTCTTCCACCCCTACAAAAAGTCATTAACTTTTTAAACGTATGATGTTTAAAacgtataaaacacaaaaaacacggGCGTTAGTGGCTGCATTCTTCGTGTCCACACTGGGTTTGGGGTCACATTCCGATATGTTCGACAGTAAACAGCTGTATTCAACTGACTGTACACAACCGGCTGATCATCCTTTATCAACCTGGAATGTGCTTATCGGGGGCAATGAAAACAGATTTGACCCTTGACTGACCATAGTGACCCAGAAACATCCAGGTAGTCCACAGTCAACGGGTCACATATGCGGGCACATATACAGTGACACGCTAGCGTCGTTCCTAAAACAGAACCAGTTGACCTGTACACAGGTTAGGGGGGATGTTAGTTACCatttaagaaaataataaacatagCTTCAGAAGAAAAGATCTGAAACGAAGAGAGAGATGGGGGCGGGCTTGGAGGTGGGGATGGACATGCACACACCTGCCATTCATCAACTAAAACGTGTATGATCATAGTGTATATACATCGTTCTCCTCTTCAATTCGAAAGCGTCTGACTTGTACTCGACCTTTAAAAACAGGACAAAGTAACGAAAGTTCCCATTCTATCTTGATTCGATAAATTTTCTGGTAAATACAAAGGTCGAATAGCGAAATGTCCTCTATTGTCTCCATGTATAACTGGTAGGATGGCGGTGTGGTTTATGAGCTCCTGTTTCACGACAGTTTTTATTACTTCATCGAGCGCTTAAACATTTACAGAATTTATTCTATACCAATGACTAATAAAATTTACTAGTGTTACATATGACTTTAAATAATGTTAAACCAAACAGTTTCTCAGTTATAGAGGGTGATGAACATTCATAATGTTAGTTTAACAGTTTCTAACTAAAAGTATTAGAAATTATGCACTTTACAAAATGACTGGGAAGTGCTGTAATTTAACGTTTATCCTATGTCAGATGTACACTTTTAGATGTTgtgttaaaaattttaaaatctaagATTATGTTACAACCTGCAAACACCAATTACAAGACAACCTTTACAAGACTTAACAATTTAAAAGATGTTGCACTcacatttttttagaatttaacATATAGTATCTTAACTTACTTTGTTTTAACTCAAAttgttgaaattttaacatttgagtTTTAAGAGAGTAGACGTCTAAAGAAACTGCGCAGAAatttacatactgtatacaGCGTCCATTATGGAAGCCTCATAAAGCCATAATTGTACCATTATGCGGGCGATGGAGCAATGGTACAATGGGACGATGATGGCCTTCTCCGGCTTCCTTAAGCGTCACTTCGTCCTGGATTTTGAACCTTTTGACATTTATGTAGTATAGAGACCAAATGGAAACAATTATGCATGTTATACAGTCCTGAATGAATCAAGCCGTTGAAGTTTGAAATCTCTGGTTATTAATCAAAAAATGAGTATTTCCTGAACACTTGagttgtgaatgaatgaatgattatggcttaacgccacatcggcggTATCTCAGGCATATCGTGGCGAGCATAAGAGCATAAGAGaaacaagatatatatatatatatatatatatatatatatatatatatatatatatatatatatatatatatatatatatatatatatatatatatagacatgatACCACCTGAAATATTGGCTAATTGGTAATCATAGCCTTTCTTCAACAGTAGCTTTATCACGCTttttaatcaaatgaaaaaccACCTTATAAGGCCctgcgcaaattacaaaaaacagAGGTGTCAATATATCGTGGACTCTCAGTTAGTAACATAATAGGACCAATTTAAAAAGGTggtaaatattgttgaaattgTGGCGTACTCTCTCCAAGCAGTAAAGTAGACAAACATGTTCCAAGGATTATCatgcagatgcagttgttcTCTCATGGACGAAAACAGACGAGCCTCCAGTCCAGTTTGTTTAGCTCGGTGCAGATGGCTACAAtgcagaatcgattctgattggttggtgtgagaGACAGACAAGCCCAGGctgggattaagagacgtcTCTTAATTCCAGGTCCAGACTATGCCTTTCATAAGCTGAAtattaggtatggtacatttattcaagcttgACCAAGACTGctgggtttaacccaggaaaccccaTCTCCATTGTCAGCCAATCTGCGACGATTCTGTATCCCATTCAGGCATGCATTGCATTGCATATATTGCGCAATGGGAAGAGAGCACCTCGACCGTGCTAGCCATTATGTAATAGTGTTACACTATGCGtagcacacatatataaatgacaGGGTCGATATCCTGTCCACAATCATGCATATATAGGCCTCAACAATAAACCACCCCATAAGCTACCTTTGAACATGTTGTCATACACACGCGGTATTAATGACGTAATTCAATCAGTTAATGGGAGTAAACAAATGGACTTCAGTTTTGTGAAGCGTATATTGGTGTTGTCATATAGCCTACATACCGGTACTTATACGAACCATCGAGATTTCGATCCAGTATATATTATCAATAGAGGCTTGACGTGTCGACACGAAGTGAGAGGTGACACAGAGAGAGTCCTATTTAGCATTGATCAGCATTATTAAGTGTCTGATGCTGATAGGCCACAAACAACGCGGGCCCTTCACCGAGTGACACGGTTTATTGTATTGCATTGTACTATTCGTTTTCTCGGTATCGGTTGAAATATCcagtgatatatatgtataaatattatatgtacatatcatagcaaagaaagaaatgcaCTGTTATATTAATCTTAACGCGAACATAAGTGTCACTCGAAGCAACAGTAAAACTGTCCGTAAaacttttttgatttatttttaaagttttgctGTGCCATAGCAAGCATTGAAAAAACAGTGTGGTAAAATACAGAGGGCTTTTCGAAGCAGAtatatgacgtcacatcattttcttcacaaGAAATTCCCTTATGTGTCTATGAAACACTTTGAAAGTTTCTGTGAAACCATCTTTACGATCATTCTAATAAGTTTTGGGGATATTCAGGTTTGTAAGATTTGGTCTGAAATCCCTTCGTGCCGTTTTTCGATTAGAGAAAACTGTAAAAACACAATTTTAAGTATTTCTGGACCCCGTTTTCTGTTGTGTTTCAACGGATGCACAAATTGTTCTTTGTGCAAACTATGATAGGAACACACTTCGTGATAGACGATAGACTTTAAATAGTAAGTTTGCAATTTAGTGCTATAGATTCTTACAGGTATCTCACAGGTAGATAAGTGatagttgtacatacatgtatatacctgcatGCCTGAATTAAATGATAAGAAGTTTTGCATTAgccacaaatataaataaacagaatcaCAGTGTGGGCCATAAAGTCGTACGAAAACGTGTCTGATCCTTATCTAGGCGTCTATTATCAAATAATACACAGGGATGAAAGCGCACGGGTGTACACcgtaataaatatgtttaaaactgaATTAAGGTTTTATTCACTATAGTGTCAACAAAGTCTTCCTCCAGAGATCAATGCATGAGTCAACATCTAGAAACGTCAGTGTATCCATCGGTAGGAAATACCTCCGTCAGAATGTCCTCTTGTTACACATGTTACAGGGCTTAAACACAACAGATGTACACTGAGCAAAGTCAGTACAGATACAAAGTATCCCATTGTAGTAAGATACCATGGTTTAACTGAAAAtgactcacccagcagtttTAACTTGGTGTCGtatcacacacatatataggcctGCTATACTGAATATGATCTCGAATTTTTTATGGAAGCGGATAGCGTCTAATCGCCATCTCTCTACCTCAGCCATATCAACGTTACATGTAACACGCTCGAATTGCAGTCTAGATTTGGGGCAATTTTGTGTTTTCGCGTGTGCGCGAAATTTCATGTTAAATACGTACGGgaggtgatgtcagaaaacacaaacgcCCTGTCTTAACCTTTGTTCCTAATAATACCTGACacaaatgcattctctttatttatAAAGTATGCACAAGCTGTTCGTGACAAACACCTGATACAATGTAATTGATACTTACACGATATGTATGTACGTTGAAATCTACGTTAAATCCCAAAATCAACAGATAAACCTGAATCAACAGGTACTTGAAGTACCGTACGTATATTAATTGGCTTAGCATTTTCTTTACCTCATCATTTTTGAGAGGATGAAAAAAAGCGATCAGCGTTAATGCAACCAAAATTTTGCTACTAcaaatagcccaaataattacctttcacaaccTGTCAGCCTCGTCTGCGCATGTGTTACGTATTAATAAAGTTCTTAACATGCATAATGCTGGTCTCAGTATATGCtttcaacatttaaatcattttaacaatgCAAATAGGACagtatataccagtatataagCCACATGTTTTCCGAAAGGCAATAACTACAGCTCTCGATGGTAATTAAAGAGAATTTGATTTGATCAGCGATTATagatttttcttaaaaaattaCCGGTAGTCCTATAGCACTTTAAAGTGCTAGCCCGCTGTGGCAAACTGTGGCCACAAaaagggaaaaattcttccacACGCTATTAAAAACGATCAGTCAGTCATTTCTCGACCCTGTAAGGTATGAAGAACAGCTATATAGAATGAATATTTAATAGAGAATTTGTTAAACCCTACCTCCTACGGTAATGTCGCAGATTAACTATGTCCATGTTTGACCTCAAAGAGGCGACCTAAAAACCGGTCATTGACCTGACCCTCAAAAGTATAGTTAGTTTCTTTCCTGCATAACGGAAAGCTATACAGGGCTATATTTATATGATCTAAGCTTTGGGATAATAGTTTGATCACGAATTATACAAAAGTGCAAATACATGCCATACCGCTTTAACGTTATACGCCGCCACGTTTAGGTGCAATCCAAATAAAAGTTTCCTGACTGTTTATATTTAGCTCTATTATAAGCAATTTAATGTTCTTCAAGGGCGATAAGGCTGCAacagtttgtaattttgtatacACGGATACATGATCTCTTCAACTCTTACATTTCGACTTGGGAAATTTCCACTGACATGAGCTCAATAGGCGTAACACTTACACAGAGCGGACAAAATGACCTACCACCAAACATATTTTAACAATTCTTTCACGAAAGAGTTCATTGCAGCGTGCCGAGCTACGCGGGATTTTATCCATGTCTATATAACAAGTCCGcgtgtttgaaatattttccaCCGTATTCGGGAGTGTAGGaagcaaataaaaacattggagggcgggggtgggggtgggggtgtaaCTATCCAAGCAAGAAAGAATCCAGGGGCGGCCTAGTCCCCACGTTCTTGGGCGTACACACGTTTGGACATGTTTTAAGACATTCACCTTCAATGTGATCAATTGTGATTATCTCGTGCATATTTTGGCACTGATTTAGCATCTAGCTTACAGAATGGCTTAAATAACATTTGTACCGTACTCACTTTCCGTGCAGCATAAGTACAGCCTAAATATATAGGGTACTATACTCAAATAGCACATGCATTGTTTGTTATGCATCTGCGGTAACTATACCTCTGTATGATCAAAACAAGTGCATTTATGGCGTTAGCATTTATGGTGTCAGGTGAATACTTCAAGCGAGATTCAAAGATACAGTTTGCTGGGAATTGTTACTTGCAATCCAAACAGTATTTTAATGTCCAAATGTAACAAATACCCACTGCAGTTTATTAACCCATCTGATTATTGTCTGGTGTCATatactggagaatatttcacttatatgatgagcGTCCGATTAATGGGTGCACGAACCGCCGATTGTTGGTCCCCGCTTCCTATATACCGGTACACCATTGAATTGCCTTTATGGTAC encodes the following:
- the LOC135467018 gene encoding cytochrome P450 2B4-like, whose amino-acid sequence is MIICRVLLEQRPSGVPPGPTALPVLGNLHLFREDPRRVLEQLREKYGDIYSIYFGKELAVVIHGFDKIKEAFVKHGDVFSGRPSNRLTEQVCPDKGLITLSGEKWRKERTLTIQALGDLGFRKALIEGRVCKEISCFVNLLEENVEAPFDICLPIHTSISNVICSFILGKRFEHGDQTFQDYISRLLANYRAAGATAALNYLPFLDYLPGDLFKFKKTLHNIFYIVDFIRTIVQDHLITYDRSNVRDFIDAYVKRVEDSGSELNEEQLTHAISHLFVAGTESVSTAIRWILLYLCKFPDVQERIHSEIDSALAAEEPVAWDDRDRLPFTMATTMEVMRHADLAPLGVAHSATEDTHFRGHFIPKGTMIIPYMHGVLHDKQFWGDPEKFRPQRFLNEEGSTVIPEQYVPYAIGRRTCLGEHLAKMEIFLFVASILKKFSIMLADGPQPELSDSKMGLTVAPMPFKLVFSKR